The genomic region ACATTCATACGAATAGGCCCCATTTGCTGTTGAACGTTCACGCGCCCACATATTTTGTCAATAACTAAATTAGGTTCAATAGAAAAACCGTAATCACCAATTAGATCAAAAATATTAGACTGAATTGGAAATGCCTGCTGAACTTGGAGATTTGTTTTTATCCTTCCTTGAGCAAGGAGAAGGTTACCACCTCTTTCAAGATAATCTGATAAATTGGTATGTGCCTCAATTGATAATGAATCAGAAACGCCACCCATAAGTATTGCTGTGATTTCACTAGGAATAGCTTCACTTAAATTCACTGGTTGCACCGTATACCGCTGCCCAAGAAGATTTTGGATATTTTGAAACTGGCTAGTCTGTCCTTCAATTTGAGCGATTCCTACAGTAGGCTTATTGGTTTCAACCAATTTCTTTATCTTGGATGTGATTTCGTATTCTAATCCAGTAGTCGTTTGAATAACAGGGAGCACTTCTTTCTTATCTTCATAAAGGATTACCATCCCCATAAGGACGCGTTTCACTTCCATCTTATCATTCTCAACCACCTGCATTTGGACTGGCATAATGCCCGCCTTCTGTGCTTCCTGCTCAATTTCTTTATCATCTTCCGGACGGAAGAATTCAAAACGGATATTCCCATCAGAGATAGCTTCATACTCTTCCAGAATATCCTGAAGGTAGCGACGGTTGTTTGCATATTCCCCGGGTAAATCATCAGAGAAATACACTTTCATTCTGAGTAAATCATCCACCTGTTTCACGACGGATTCACTCGAAACGGACAGGGAGTACATATTATTATCGGTCAAATCCCAACGGAAAAACCAATTGCGTGAAATTCCATTCAATAGGACCAGGATAACAAAAAGTAGAATCCCTGGAAGTAAAACCGATTTTTTTAATTCAATATTTTTTAAAAATTGTTTCATTATTTCCACCGCCGTACTTCTACCGTTTGAATTGTGAGAAAAATGAAAAAGCCGATCATTGAGAAAAAGTAAATCAAATTCCTTGAATCAATTACACCGCGGGAAATATTTGATAAATGGTAATCCACAGCCAGAAATTGAAATAATCCAGCCAAAGAGTGAGGTACAAAAATCAATGTTTTATCCAACATGTAAAATACAAGAACAACAAAGACTCCAATGATAAAGGCCACAACTTGGTTCTCGGTCACACTGCTGGCATAGGTACCTATCGCCGTGAAGGTAGCGCCCATTAAAGCTAACCCAAGGTAACCGCTGAAAATGGCGCCATAATCCACATTAGTACCAACCGATGCTAACGTGAAAAAGTGAATTGAAGTCGCTACTAATCCAAGAAGGATTAAACAGAATCCTGCCAGAAATTTTCCTAAAACGAATTCAAAGGTCTTAAGAGGTAGAGTCGAAATTGTTTCCATTGTGCCTATATTATTTTCCCGGGCGATCAATCCCATGGCAACTGCCGGAATGAAAAACAGGTAAACCAAAGGTACAATGTCAAATAGCATTCGCAAATCAGATTGACCGAAAAGGAAAAATGTATTGGTGAAAAAATACCCATTCACAACAGCAAAAATAACTAGGAAAATGTAAGCCATTGGACTGTTGAAGTAGCTCTGCATTTCTCTGCGAAAGACGGTGTTAATGTTATGCATTGTTCCCACCTTCTGTCGTAAGGTTGCGAAAGATATCTTCAAGGTTGGTTGTATGAGGAGTCATCTTCAGTATTGACCAGTCATTTTCAACTGCATATTTAAATATATCTTCACGAGAATCCTTGTCTTTTCCATATTCTAATTGAATTTGCTGAATGCCATTTGTTTCACCCATAGAAATAAATTTCACCGATGGCAGTTTGGCTTGAATATGTTCTACCGATTCGAGCGCTGCACCTTTGATTTCCATATTCAAAAGAACATTCCCCATAAAGTTACTCATGAGTTCATCGCTAGTCCCATTGGCCACAATTTCACCTTTGTTAATAATTATGATTCGATCTACGGTTGCTTGAATTTCTTGAAGAATATGGCTGGACATAAATACCAGTTTTTCTTTTCCCAAAGATTTAATAAGGCCACGAATTTCAACAATTTGGTTAGGGTCTAATCCAGTAACCGGTTCATCCAATATCAAAATCTTTGGATCATGAATCATGGCTGCGGCCAAGCCAATCCGTTGTTTATATCCTTTGGAACAATCAGAAATATTTTTGTGAACAACACCCCTTAAGCCGCACTGTTCCACAACTCTTGCTAAGGCTTCTTTGAATGGTCGCCCTATAATTTTGCGAATTGATGCCAGAAATTCGAGATAATCATATACGCGCATTTCTGAGTAAAGTGGATTTAATTCGGGTAAGTACCCGATTTCTTTCTGGATTTCATGGGTATGATCAATGATATTCATATCATTCACCTCAATAGATCCATTGGTCGGGACTAAATATCCCGTCATCATTTTTAGTGTGGTTGTTTTACCCGCACCATTTGCGCCCAAAAAGCCTACAATTTCACCATCCTGAATATTAAAGGATATAGATTTCACCGCTTCAACCGAGCCGTAATTTTTAGATAATTCCGTGACTTTAATCACCCGATTATGATCTCCTCAATTTTTGTTTTTCACTTATGATAATAATAAATGATTGAAATACAATAAACTGTCGTAAAAAGTTCCGGCAAAGTTATAATGAAGAATTAAATAATGCCAATTCTCTTACTACATAGATAAATGTTCTTTTCGCACAAAGGATCGCCAAATTTTCCAATTTTCTTTGTTCGCCAGCATTGAAGTTAGAAATTCCTGTGGATAAGAATCAAAATAGCCATGATCCTCAATGATATCAAAATGGAGATCACCATTTTCCTTTGTGGTGGGAAGAAGAGATTCTTCTTCATCGACTAATTCAGTTTTCCGATATCCCCTTCTTTCACAAAGACCTGAATCTAAGGTTGCTTCCATTCGATACCATTCTCCGTCCACATGAATAGCAGCCAATGCATGATAAGGTAGAACACCATCCGGAATCATTTCTTTATATCGCGTATTCATTAAAGGATGATCTACAATTTTTTGGTATGTCAATGCAGCAGGAATGCCTGCCGCACGAAATAAAGCCGCTTGCAAATTTGATTTTTGATGACACATGCCATTTTTTCCTGCCAATACGGAAGAAGCCTTAAAGTCATTGTCACTTTCAATGATTGGTGCAAAATTGTATACAATTTCATCACGGGTGAAATCAAAAATAGCGCGGACCTTTTCCCAATCGGTTTCAAGGCCCTCTGTGAGTTCCTCTACTTTTTTAACAATTTCAGGATGGTCGTGATCAATCCAATCATCGGCTACAAGGCAGGCGTTAACATCCAATCCGTTTGGATGGGCCATTCCTGTTATTGAAAGTTCGCTTAGTGTTGATGCTGCCATAAATTTCTGTTTGCCTAGATAAAAAGGGTTGAGAAACTACGCTTTATTTATTTTAAATATAGCATTTTCATGGTTCGTGTTTCACCCTCAATTATCAAGCGAGCAAAATACATGCCGGCGGGATTATTTCCCCCATTCCAATTAAATATATGATTACCAGAATTCAAATGATCATTCACAAGTGTTTCAACTTCTCCACCCAATATATTGTATATCACCAAAGATGTTTGGCTATTTTTTGTGAGATCAAATTGTATTGTTGTTGATGGATTAAATGGATTGGGGAAATTCTGGTGTAAGGTGATTTTCTCTGGAATTAGGATTTTATCTGAAATAGATAAAATTTGTTCTGACCCGTAAATTCCTTGAAAGGTTATTTCGTACAGAAGTGCCTCTTCCCCATTGCCAATTGATACTGACTTTGGCTCAGAAAACCACCCCGAATACGTTTGATATCCAGGCCAACTCAATGAAGACAGACTTATCAATGATTCATTAATAAAAGAATTTCCTTGAACCCAATTTTTTATTGGATCGTCTGAGTAGGATAAATTGACATTCCCCTTGATTTGAATAATAGAATGATCTGGAGAATTGGCGTTGTCGGCATAAGTATGATTTCTTGGGACTTGAATTGCAATTTGCACATCTGTTAATATTTGGGAAAATGAAATTGGCTGAATCATATTAAGATAATCATCGGATGTTTCCGGATTTTTGAAAGAACCCAGGTTTGTTACAAGACTATCCATGTGGGATTGATAAGCTTCATTCAAACTCGCATCTCCGGCCATTTTTGTCATTAATGAATCAAACTTTGTCCCATTCCCTGCCATAACAAGTTGATTCATTTCCAACCAATAGCCAAGGTCGTGTGTATATAAATAATCAAATAGTGCTGCCCCATAACGGTAAAAACTCCAGCCGGAGCTGTAGGTTGCTTTAACCACTTCAGGTAGAGACATTCGCTCAGATTGAGTTACAGAAATCTGATTCACAATGGAGTGGCGTGTATTGATGCCATTCAGCCGTGTGCTTCCCGCAAAATATTCTGCTGACCCTTCCCCAAACCAGGTCAATCTTTCATTATCATAGATGTCATGCTGCCACCATAATCCCGGCTCCAAATATCGCCCTTGAAGGTAATGGACGTATTCATGGCGAAATAGTTCTTCTAAAGTGAGTGTACTTTCTTGAGGCGTTCGCTCATAAGTGAAAAATGAACCCCACGATTCTATATACATACCGCCATTATTCGTGCTGAGACCGAAGAGGAAGTTGTTGTAAGAATAATCACTGGGCGAATTATAAATGTAAGCCGTAAGTGAATCATCGGCATGGCCTTCCGCCAGTGGATGATCATTCATTACAATACGATAAAATTGCGCTTCCACTTCTTTCATGGCCCAATACAACGTTTTAATCTTTTTGAGTTCAACACCGTCACCATATCTTACAATAATTTTGCTATCATCAAACCGAATGGTGTTGGGCAATAGTTGCGCTTCAACCTCTTTTTTAATCTGCACTACATCAATCGGATTTCCATCCTCATCGATGCCGTTATAATAAAAATCCAAATATTGAACCGCATTCAGAGAAGGCGCCGTCCACTTACCATGATAGGTAATTACATCGGACAAAAATTGACGTGCCGATTGAATGGGCATATGGAGACCGATCCGAG from Candidatus Neomarinimicrobiota bacterium harbors:
- a CDS encoding GldG family protein, with the translated sequence MKQFLKNIELKKSVLLPGILLFVILVLLNGISRNWFFRWDLTDNNMYSLSVSSESVVKQVDDLLRMKVYFSDDLPGEYANNRRYLQDILEEYEAISDGNIRFEFFRPEDDKEIEQEAQKAGIMPVQMQVVENDKMEVKRVLMGMVILYEDKKEVLPVIQTTTGLEYEITSKIKKLVETNKPTVGIAQIEGQTSQFQNIQNLLGQRYTVQPVNLSEAIPSEITAILMGGVSDSLSIEAHTNLSDYLERGGNLLLAQGRIKTNLQVQQAFPIQSNIFDLIGDYGFSIEPNLVIDKICGRVNVQQQMGPIRMNVPMEYPLLPVIRSFNKNEAIVAGLEQIQLIFASEIKQDSSSMGNINFVPLLFTSNQSGEMRGNFNLNPDPKQNPFIRMFNQSDKVLSARSEKIGKNGIMSQVILVGDSDFMADQGGGRSPENQIFIMNSVDYLIGDRDLIALRSREITSRPLKEVSDDAKKTWKWVNVVLPSFLIVGFGLVRMRQQKRRSNILEELYG
- a CDS encoding ABC transporter permease subunit, yielding MHNINTVFRREMQSYFNSPMAYIFLVIFAVVNGYFFTNTFFLFGQSDLRMLFDIVPLVYLFFIPAVAMGLIARENNIGTMETISTLPLKTFEFVLGKFLAGFCLILLGLVATSIHFFTLASVGTNVDYGAIFSGYLGLALMGATFTAIGTYASSVTENQVVAFIIGVFVVLVFYMLDKTLIFVPHSLAGLFQFLAVDYHLSNISRGVIDSRNLIYFFSMIGFFIFLTIQTVEVRRWK
- a CDS encoding ATP-binding cassette domain-containing protein: MIKVTELSKNYGSVEAVKSISFNIQDGEIVGFLGANGAGKTTTLKMMTGYLVPTNGSIEVNDMNIIDHTHEIQKEIGYLPELNPLYSEMRVYDYLEFLASIRKIIGRPFKEALARVVEQCGLRGVVHKNISDCSKGYKQRIGLAAAMIHDPKILILDEPVTGLDPNQIVEIRGLIKSLGKEKLVFMSSHILQEIQATVDRIIIINKGEIVANGTSDELMSNFMGNVLLNMEIKGAALESVEHIQAKLPSVKFISMGETNGIQQIQLEYGKDKDSREDIFKYAVENDWSILKMTPHTTNLEDIFRNLTTEGGNNA
- a CDS encoding transglutaminase domain-containing protein; amino-acid sequence: MAASTLSELSITGMAHPNGLDVNACLVADDWIDHDHPEIVKKVEELTEGLETDWEKVRAIFDFTRDEIVYNFAPIIESDNDFKASSVLAGKNGMCHQKSNLQAALFRAAGIPAALTYQKIVDHPLMNTRYKEMIPDGVLPYHALAAIHVDGEWYRMEATLDSGLCERRGYRKTELVDEEESLLPTTKENGDLHFDIIEDHGYFDSYPQEFLTSMLANKENWKIWRSFVRKEHLSM
- a CDS encoding T9SS type A sorting domain-containing protein — translated: MKPLLSISLFILSLGTAQILGDDFYTAQSNEFCSMQNRAIESNRLESIQNPLDLKPFGEMPTLQKLSVGADYTLSDLSGMTIGTMITLLDTIDYSQVKGLFTNSDESKIFYGDSVRFHAMIDSLVIRAEKANSDSDLGVQTLVEIVRSGYFLAFYSPNDYTYLTQKHKEKTWSAQRAFSGNTNLDFGTSEQVKAVTAFGALMGIGSIPVEVFPKVDTLLKSFQSIFDSNLSDWYKSNALYWLGGGVDYGIFNHWQFNGRYTGEDSPYFGLVDSVFQQMDIYATTIQLTKDNEWLINNSVYWGARIGLHMPIQSARQFLSDVITYHGKWTAPSLNAVQYLDFYYNGIDEDGNPIDVVQIKKEVEAQLLPNTIRFDDSKIIVRYGDGVELKKIKTLYWAMKEVEAQFYRIVMNDHPLAEGHADDSLTAYIYNSPSDYSYNNFLFGLSTNNGGMYIESWGSFFTYERTPQESTLTLEELFRHEYVHYLQGRYLEPGLWWQHDIYDNERLTWFGEGSAEYFAGSTRLNGINTRHSIVNQISVTQSERMSLPEVVKATYSSGWSFYRYGAALFDYLYTHDLGYWLEMNQLVMAGNGTKFDSLMTKMAGDASLNEAYQSHMDSLVTNLGSFKNPETSDDYLNMIQPISFSQILTDVQIAIQVPRNHTYADNANSPDHSIIQIKGNVNLSYSDDPIKNWVQGNSFINESLISLSSLSWPGYQTYSGWFSEPKSVSIGNGEEALLYEITFQGIYGSEQILSISDKILIPEKITLHQNFPNPFNPSTTIQFDLTKNSQTSLVIYNILGGEVETLVNDHLNSGNHIFNWNGGNNPAGMYFARLIIEGETRTMKMLYLK